ATGATAGTGCTAAAGAATGGAATGACTACCATACAATCTAATCCGAATTTAGAATATTTTCCGATTTTCAACAGAAAGCTACAGTTAATTAGTATTATACTATATATGATACCGCAGATTGTATAGGTTTAGAGCAGACAACAGGATGATATTAAATCCATAAGAGTTTATCACACTAATGAACAAAACAGAAATTAAATTCGTGCAAACGAATATAATGCAATGCCTTGCATGAATCTAAGTTGGTCCACATCATACATTTGTTCTGAGCTTGCACGTATTGTAGggtacatatttttttgtttgacatcATATTGTAGGGTATATCTAATGTACTATGCATATTTACCATTGCAGTGCTTCTTTATGTTTGATTTAGTGAACAAAACAGCCTAAAACTATATTTAATGCATTTGGTAAGAGTTGTTATTTGAATTGGttaattgataattttaaaactagTTTCAAATACGTCAAAACCAATTTGTCATGCTCGGATTAGTTGTAAAcatgaaattaattaaacaaagaGAAAGACAACACAATGCAGCTCGTGAGTGAGTCTCACATCACATGGCCACCCCATACCTATGTAACAACTTCCAGAAAAACGATTTCCACGCTCTTATTTTTCTAGTAcatattttgattcttagagCTATTGGGCTTTATATTGGGCTCGTTGTGAAGCAACAGTCTATTGGGCTTTATATTGCCcataaaaagattaaaaaaaaaacaaaagctgaCTCTGCACGTGTTCTTGTCCTAACACTAAAACGATCGTGGTTCGGTTCTTCTCTTCCGTTGCTGGAAACCTTTATGATTAAGCTTTGATTGGTCAACCTGTATGTTCTGCTTCCATGGCCAGTGAAAGCAGAATCGGATCCGATGGTTTGTTTAACACCGCGGAGGTAACCACAAGCGGCAGACCGGTGCTCCGCCGCAACGAAGTCGAGTGTTTCCTCCTCTCCTCCGTCGACCTAGACTCCGAAGACGATCCTCCTCGATTCACCCCCCTGAGATCCGGAAACCTAATCTTAACCACTCATCGTCTCATATGGATCCCTTCTTCTCAGTCAAACGCAAACACATCATCTCTTCCTTCTTCCCTCCCTCTCTCCTCCATCACTCACATCTTCTCCCACAAGAAGTCAATCAAGTCCATGTTCCACTCCCCTCGGATCCGGTTCCAAGTGGACTCCCTCGTCGTCGTGACCGTCGTCTTCAGAGGGAAAGGGGATTTCGACGGGTTCTTGACGAAGCTCTGGGAGTGTTGGAGAGGGAGAGCTTGGGAGGAAGATGAGAAGAGCGAGAGTGAGGCTTCTTCGGGGTCAGGAGCTGGAACTGTTGCGCAGGGTTTATACGGCAACGATGGAACGGTGAGGATGGTGGGATTGGCTGGGATACTGAGGAAAGAGCAGGAGCAGTGGGAGAGTACTGATAAGAGCTTGCAGGATGCTTTTCAGGATTTGAATGCTCTTATGGTGTGAtacaaagtttgaaactttgattgattaatttgatttgattattgAACCCTCTTTGTTTGGGGTTTAACAGAGTAAGGCTAAGGAGATGGTGAGTTTGGCGGAGAAGATGCGGCAGAAGCTATTGTCTGCTCCTAGTAGTCAGAACGGAGGAGGTGATGATGAGGAGATGGGGTCTAAAGAAGAGATGCAACAATGGATGTTGAGCGTTGGTATTATCTCTCCAGTTACTAAGGAATCTGCTGGCGCCTTGTATCATCAAGAGTTGTCTCGCCAGGTTCTCTTTCTCTTGTTTTGCAACTGATTTTTTGTGTTACTATCATTAGCTTTATGTTCTATGTTACTAATAGTAACAATCTACCACTGTCATGGTAGAGATACTAGAGAATCTTTTAACTGTTTAGCTTGTCATTTGTACAAATTTTACTCTTGAAGGCCTTCAAAGTACATGAATTTGAGGTTGAAATCTTTGTTTGCCATACCTGCAGTTGGCAGATTTTGTGAGAATCCCATTAGAACAAGCTGGAGGAATGATCAGCCTTACTGATATGTATTACCACTTCAATCGTGCTAGGGGAACAGGTTGGACCGTTTAATCTAAAATGTTTTGATTCCAGTTCTTTATTATGAATCTGAAACCTGTCTTTGCATCAGAGTTGATTTCTCCAGACGATTTGTGGCAAGCTTGTAACCTCTGGGAGAAATTTGATGTGTATGTATCTTCTGAATCTTTCCTCGTAGATTCTTTTTGCAaattcatttgaagaagatATAGTCTGTAGAAATATTGACTCTGGCTCATGTGTTATGATTGGTAGTCCAGTAATGCTGCGGAAGTTTGATAGCGGTGTGAAGGTCATCCAGAACAAGTCCCATAGTGACGAGGAGGTACTCTCTTAAGTCTCCTATTCTTAAGCTTACTGCTTTGTTTCTCTCATATCTGAAATACTTTTCTGGCTATGTAGGTTATGAGTAGAATCAGAACGCTTGTGACTAAAACCGAAACTTTAAGAACTGGAGTCACTGCTAGTGATGCAGCTTTGACGCTTAAAATCGCTCCAGCCATGGCCAAGGAACATCTACTATCTGCAGAGACCAAAGGTAAACAGAATCCACCTCGTAGAAAGATAGACTCTTTCAGAGTTATGTGATTCTCATTCTCCCATTTGTTTTGATCAGGTCTGCTGTGTAGAGACATGAGCCCAGACGGGCTTAGATTCTACTTCAACCTGTTTCCAGAGATTGATCCAACCGATCTCCATTTGTAAGTCAAGCAATGGTGTGTTTTCCCATTGTGTTGTTTCTCTTTGAGAAACTTATAAAACCTTTGTGCTGGCGTTCTTATCATTTGGCAGGGTCAAGGACATTGGGACATACGGTGAATGGGTCAAAGCGACTAGCTTATTGTCCGTATGACAGTTTTTGATGTGTACACGACAAAAAAACACAACTCATCTTATGCATTTTGAACCAAAAATGctaataacttttatatttgtaaCAAAGTTCCTCTTTAAATCAATTGTTTTCCAAATCAAATATTGTGTTTTAAATAATTTGGAATTTGCTATTGTATTTGTAGCCACTACCCACAGTAATCAACATAGATAACTTTGACAACAAGAAATGTCATAACTTTTGAGTTTCTAAATATCTTATATCTTAAGCTAATTAGCAACATAGCAAGTTAACAGTCGAAAGGGGTAAAGAAGTGATGAGATTGAGAACAACTAATCAGCTTCAAGAGCTGCAATCTCGTACCTAACGTCTTCCAAATACTCATTGATGCAAGTCACAGCGTCTTGCACTCCTCTGATTGCTTCCTTCAAAGCGTTGTCAAACTCTGCATCCGCCTCTGCTTCCTCTGTTCCTTCAGCTTCTGTAATCTCATGAAGATGCACACACTCGTGCTGCATCGGTTTCTTGAACTTGCAGTTCTCGTGTGTCAGCATTCGTTCTGACGGCCTCCCTGCCTTCTTCAGTACCTGTATTGTAACCGTCTGCCAAAAAAACCAAAAGGAACTAAAGTAAGAAACTTTTTTCTCTCCAACAAGTTAATTCAACAATTGAGTAAATAGGAATCAGACCAGATGCAGTTTCTGCTTCTCCTGAGTTTGAATGTCACTGAGCAGCTGAGCAAGATCCGATCTTCCAACGTCAGGATTCAGAAACAGAGTTTCCATTTCGCGTACCTTGCATTGCCATCAAacaaagtttcaatctttaacACCTTATGTTCAACCTTATTGTGAAAGTAATcaatcaaaagaagaaaaagaactcAGTTACTTGTTTGGAACACTCGTTGAACTCAGCAGTAATCTCGCTGCACAGCTTCTGATAAAGCGCTTCACCACTAGTCTCCACATACTCTGAGAACCCTCTGATTATCAAATTCCAAAGCATAGCAAGAGATTAACAGaataaaaatctaaactttATGA
Above is a window of Brassica napus cultivar Da-Ae chromosome A10, Da-Ae, whole genome shotgun sequence DNA encoding:
- the LOC106419460 gene encoding vacuolar protein sorting-associated protein 36, with product MASESRIGSDGLFNTAEVTTSGRPVLRRNEVECFLLSSVDLDSEDDPPRFTPLRSGNLILTTHRLIWIPSSQSNANTSSLPSSLPLSSITHIFSHKKSIKSMFHSPRIRFQVDSLVVVTVVFRGKGDFDGFLTKLWECWRGRAWEEDEKSESEASSGSGAGTVAQGLYGNDGTVRMVGLAGILRKEQEQWESTDKSLQDAFQDLNALMSKAKEMVSLAEKMRQKLLSAPSSQNGGGDDEEMGSKEEMQQWMLSVGIISPVTKESAGALYHQELSRQLADFVRIPLEQAGGMISLTDMYYHFNRARGTELISPDDLWQACNLWEKFDVPVMLRKFDSGVKVIQNKSHSDEEVMSRIRTLVTKTETLRTGVTASDAALTLKIAPAMAKEHLLSAETKGLLCRDMSPDGLRFYFNLFPEIDPTDLHLVKDIGTYGEWVKATSLLSV
- the BNAA10G25340D gene encoding uncharacterized protein BNAA10G25340D codes for the protein MKEIKFNGSSRFLFVSVVFEKLKERKKDRRRMSAEDFQKKVSIRDSSLAGEMEIERGGSSSSTVGSSRTLVLLRRLLEIQERRAQAYAKLKRGFSEYVETSGEALYQKLCSEITAEFNECSKQVREMETLFLNPDVGRSDLAQLLSDIQTQEKQKLHLTVTIQVLKKAGRPSERMLTHENCKFKKPMQHECVHLHEITEAEGTEEAEADAEFDNALKEAIRGVQDAVTCINEYLEDVRYEIAALEAD